GGGAGCCTCGAATGATCGAGTCGCCACGCCTGCTACAATCACGCTCCGACGACGGCGTTCGGCCTCCGCGGGACGATCGATCGACCTCAGACTGGACGCTGCCTCATTCAACCTCCGAAATCCTCCCACCCGAAATTCACGGGCAAACCCGCGTTTCAAATCGAACTGCGCCGTCGAGTCGACGAATTCTTCGCGGCGACCGGACGCCGGCCGCGCGACTGCGCGTCGATGTACTTCAAGTCGGCGATTCTGATCCTTGTCTTCACGGCGCTGTATCTCGCGCTCGTGTTCGTCGCGCGAACATGGTGGCAAGCCGTGCCGCTCTCGATCGCGCTGGGGTTCGCAACGGCGCTAATCGGACTCAACATCCAGCATGACGGAGGGCACGACGCGTACTCCAGCCGCCGGTGGATCAACGCCTTGGCAGCCATCTTCCTCGATGTCATCGGCGGCAGCTCCTACATCTGGCACCACCGCCACTCGGTTCTTCACCACACATATGTAAACATCACAGGGCACGACACGGACATCGACCTGGGCGTGCTTGGTCGAGTGACGCCATATCAGCGACGCCTTCCGATCCATCGCTGGCAGCACTGGTACATGTGGCCGCTCTACGGACTCATGGCGATCCGCTGGCAGCTATTCGGTGACATCGCCGATGTGCTGCGCGGGCGGGTCGGCGGTCATGCGATTCCACGGCCGAAGGGCCGCGACCTCATCGTCTTCGTCGGAGGAAAGTTGGTCTTCTTCACACTCGCCATCGGAGTACCCAACCTCTTTCACTCATGGTGGGTCGTTCTCATTTACTACGGCGCGGTCGGCGTGGTCGTCGGAATCACGCTGAGCATCGTGTTTCAGCTCTCTCATGTCGTGGAAGAGGCCGAGTTTGTTCCTCCTTCGTCGACGAACCGCATCGACAACGCATGGGCCATTCACCAGGTGGAGAGCACGGTCGACTTCGCGCGAAACAGCCGTGTCGCGGCCTGGCTCCTCGGCGGGCTCAACTTCCAGATCGAACACCACCTCCTCCCGCGCGTGTGCCATGTCCACTATCGCGCCCTGGCGCCGCTCGTCGAACAGGTCTGTCGCGAATTCGGGGTGCGCTATCAGCAGCACCCCAGCATCGGTGCCGGGATTGCATCGCACTTCCGTTGGCTTCGAACGATGGGCCGGACAGATGCGATCGGGGCGCCGGTAGCGAGGTGATGCGCTCGAGGTGCTGAAGGTTCAACAGCGCGCGCCGATCACCCTCCCCGTCGGAGCGACGACTCCAGATCGGAGACGGATGTCGGATTGCACGCACGCCTGGCCTCTTCGAACACCAGGTTGATCCAGTCCCACACGGTCGGCAGCACTCGATGTTTCGGGTAGCCCGCCACTTCCGCGGCGTGACGGAATGTCAGATGCACGACGCACACCTCGCCGGTGACGGCGCCATCCGCTTGAATGAAGCCGGCATAGTCGTCGCCGACGCCTGAGCGCGCGAAGGGAAGGAAGTCCCGCACCGGGATCGAACCGCGCGCGACCTCTCGCAGGAATTCGTTTCGGATCCAACTCGCGTCGTCGGCCACATCGATGCAACGCCATGGCG
This portion of the Phycisphaeraceae bacterium genome encodes:
- a CDS encoding acyl-CoA desaturase — its product is MYFKSAILILVFTALYLALVFVARTWWQAVPLSIALGFATALIGLNIQHDGGHDAYSSRRWINALAAIFLDVIGGSSYIWHHRHSVLHHTYVNITGHDTDIDLGVLGRVTPYQRRLPIHRWQHWYMWPLYGLMAIRWQLFGDIADVLRGRVGGHAIPRPKGRDLIVFVGGKLVFFTLAIGVPNLFHSWWVVLIYYGAVGVVVGITLSIVFQLSHVVEEAEFVPPSSTNRIDNAWAIHQVESTVDFARNSRVAAWLLGGLNFQIEHHLLPRVCHVHYRALAPLVEQVCREFGVRYQQHPSIGAGIASHFRWLRTMGRTDAIGAPVAR